One region of Triticum aestivum cultivar Chinese Spring chromosome 6B, IWGSC CS RefSeq v2.1, whole genome shotgun sequence genomic DNA includes:
- the LOC123137831 gene encoding transcription factor bHLH94, whose amino-acid sequence MALVDALCASSVDNAALVYSTFNAAGFLFDNAAGFYDGTGIADGPALALQAADRAPGLSAAGDVAPCLEKQATSSPAPPRRKRRRRARSCKSREETECQRMTHIAVERNRRRQMNEYLVVLRSLMPESYVQRGDQASIVGGAIDFVKELEQQLQSLEAQKRTLAHYQQHKAGCDATPLPAAMPTRASTSGGNACVESTSNCSSSVTEADGASDAPPFAGFFTYPQYVWRQSPRDATTLSADESRAGVADIEVNLVETHASLRVMAPRRPGQLLRMVAGLQALRLTVLHLNVTALDSLLLYSLSLKVEEGCGLTTADDIAAAVHHVLCFIHAEAGAA is encoded by the exons ATGGCACTAGTGGACGCGCTGTGCGCTTCCAGCGTCGACAATGCGGCGCTCGTCTACAGCACCTTCAACGCCGCAGGCTTCCTCTTCGACAATGCCGCGGGTTTCTACGACGGCACCGGCATTGCCGATGGCCCGGCGCTTGCGCTGCAGGCGGCCGACAGAGCGCCGGGGCTGTCCGCCGCGGGTGACGTGGCGCCGTGCCTGGAGAAGCAGGCCAcgtcgtcgcccgcgccgccgAGGAGGAAGCGGCGTCGGCGGGCGAGGAGCTGCAAGTCGAGGGAGGAGACCGAATGCCAGCGCATGACCCACATCGCCGTGGAGCGCAACCGCCGGCGCCAGATGAACGAGTACCTCGTCGTGCTCCGCTCCCTCATGCCAGAGTCCTACGTCCAGAGG GGTGACCAGGCATCGATCGTCGGAGGGGCGATAGATTTCGTcaaggagctggagcagcagctgcAGTCGCTGGAAGCGCAGAAGCGGACGCTGGCTCACTACCAGCAGCACAAGGCAGGATGCGACGCGACGCCGCTGCCGGCGGCCATGCCGACGCGCGCCAGCACCAGCGGTGGCAACGCCTGCGTGGAGTCCACGAGCAACTGCAGCAGCAGCGTCACCGAGGCGGACGGCGCGTCCGACGCGCCGCCGTTCGCGGGGTTCTTCACGTACCCGCAGTACGTGTGGCGCCAGTCGCCGCGCGACGCCACGACGCTGTCGGCGGACGAGAGCCGCGCCGGGGTGGCCGACATCGAGGTGAACCTGGTGGAGACGCACGCCAGCCTCCGCGTCATGGCGCCGCGGCGGCCCGGCCAGCTGCTCCGCATGGTCGCCGGCCTGCAGGCGCTCCGTCTCACCGTGCTGCACCTCAACGTCACCGCGCTCGACTCCCTGCTCCTCTACTCCCTCAGCCTCAAG GTGGAGGAGGGATGCGGCCTGACGACGGCGGACGACATCGCGGCGGCGGTGCACCATGTGCTCTGCTTCATCCACGCGGAGGCGGGGGCGGCGTAG